One window of Dehalobacterium formicoaceticum genomic DNA carries:
- a CDS encoding plasmid mobilization protein produces the protein MAKRARNIQLHFMVTEQERSFIAEKMEQLGTKNLGAYLRKMAVDGYVIQLDLSDIRELVSLLRRTSNSLNQLTKRVHETGNIYSDDIEELRKSYDKLWETADEILCRLSTI, from the coding sequence ATGGCAAAAAGGGCACGAAATATTCAACTTCACTTTATGGTGACGGAACAGGAGCGTAGTTTTATTGCAGAAAAAATGGAGCAGCTCGGCACAAAAAATTTAGGAGCCTATCTTCGCAAAATGGCGGTAGACGGCTACGTCATACAGCTTGATTTGTCAGATATTCGTGAATTGGTAAGCCTACTTCGACGCACCAGTAACAGTTTAAATCAGCTCACAAAGCGCGTACATGAAACAGGCAATATTTACAGTGATGACATTGAGGAATTAAGAAAAAGCTACGATAAACTTTGGGAGACGGCAGATGAAATACTCTGCCGCCTTTCTACAATTTAA
- a CDS encoding CD1845 family protein — translation MLLSILAFVLFAIGLATMLLLGETNEGLKVLFIAYLISPYGIPMLAAWFLGTIGGINERLKSI, via the coding sequence ATGCTGCTTTCAATTTTGGCATTTGTCTTGTTCGCAATTGGACTTGCAACGATGCTACTTTTGGGTGAAACAAATGAAGGATTAAAAGTCCTATTCATTGCTTACCTTATCAGTCCTTATGGTATCCCGATGCTCGCCGCATGGTTCCTTGGTACAATAGGCGGGATCAATGAAAGGCTCAAATCTATTTGA
- a CDS encoding relaxase/mobilization nuclease domain-containing protein codes for MATTRLISMHQNKGKSIADCLADRTDYAKNPSKTNDGELIRSFECDPKTIQGEFLLAKRQYSDITGRQQENDVIAYQIRQSFKPDEISPELANKIGYELGMSFTKGNHAFIVATHIDKAHIHNHIIFNSTSLDCTKKFRDFLGSGKAVRKISDRLCLENSLSIIENPKRGKNHYGKWLGDKKPLSHSEKLRQIIDEVLTRKPADFTVFLEEMKLAGFEIKQGNNISFKGENQKKFIRLRSLGNGYSEDEIKAIISGEKAPINKKNHHQTPPSRVNLLVDIQAKLQAGKGAGYEQWAKIFNLKQMAQTINFLTENKLLAYEDLEKKSLNATDNFNRLSTEIKAAEKRMAEIAILKAHIINYAKTREVYTAYRKAGYSKKFYEEHAADLLLHKASKATFDELGLKKLSTVKSLQAEYAELLSKKKQAYGIYHAAKKEMQEVLTAKANIDRLLQSEPPVKENEKAPNQR; via the coding sequence CTGGCTACCACACGTTTGATATCCATGCACCAAAATAAAGGCAAATCCATAGCCGACTGCCTTGCGGATCGTACCGATTATGCAAAGAATCCAAGCAAGACAAACGATGGCGAACTCATCCGTTCTTTCGAGTGCGATCCCAAAACTATACAGGGTGAATTTCTCCTAGCAAAGCGACAGTATTCTGATATTACAGGCAGGCAGCAAGAGAACGATGTGATAGCCTATCAAATACGCCAGTCCTTCAAACCGGATGAGATTTCGCCAGAGCTTGCCAACAAAATCGGTTATGAATTAGGCATGAGTTTTACGAAAGGCAACCACGCTTTTATCGTTGCAACTCACATCGACAAAGCCCATATTCACAATCATATTATCTTTAACTCCACTTCCTTGGACTGCACAAAAAAGTTCAGGGATTTTTTAGGCTCTGGAAAAGCTGTCCGTAAAATTTCTGATCGCCTTTGCCTTGAAAACAGTCTCTCTATCATCGAAAATCCAAAGCGTGGAAAGAATCATTATGGCAAGTGGTTAGGCGATAAAAAGCCTCTCTCCCACTCCGAAAAGCTACGCCAGATTATTGACGAAGTTCTTACAAGAAAGCCTGCGGATTTTACAGTCTTCTTAGAAGAAATGAAGCTGGCAGGCTTTGAAATAAAACAAGGAAACAACATATCCTTCAAGGGAGAGAATCAAAAGAAATTCATTCGCCTGCGTTCTCTCGGCAATGGTTATTCTGAGGATGAAATCAAAGCAATAATCAGTGGCGAGAAAGCCCCGATAAACAAGAAAAATCATCACCAAACACCTCCGTCACGTGTCAATTTGCTTGTGGATATACAGGCAAAATTACAGGCTGGCAAAGGTGCTGGCTATGAGCAGTGGGCTAAAATTTTCAATCTGAAGCAGATGGCACAGACAATAAACTTCTTAACAGAAAACAAGCTTCTTGCCTATGAGGATTTAGAGAAAAAATCTCTGAACGCCACCGATAATTTCAATCGCCTTTCTACAGAAATCAAGGCTGCTGAAAAGCGTATGGCAGAGATTGCTATACTTAAAGCCCACATAATTAATTACGCCAAAACCCGTGAAGTTTATACTGCCTATCGCAAAGCAGGATACTCTAAAAAGTTCTATGAAGAACATGCTGCTGACCTTCTTTTACACAAGGCATCAAAGGCGACCTTTGATGAGCTTGGGCTTAAAAAGCTGTCAACGGTTAAGTCTCTGCAAGCAGAGTATGCCGAGCTGCTTTCCAAAAAGAAACAAGCCTATGGGATCTACCACGCAGCAAAAAAAGAAATGCAGGAGGTACTTACCGCAAAGGCAAATATCGATCGCCTTTTACAGAGTGAGCCTCCAGTAAAAGAGAATGAAAAAGCTCCAAATCAAAGATAG
- a CDS encoding helix-turn-helix domain-containing protein, which translates to MNISYKKLWIELIKRDIKKSDLRKLTGLSAGTITKLNKNEPVSVAVLLSVCEVLQCDIGDICSAVSDGNVTENN; encoded by the coding sequence ATGAATATCAGTTATAAGAAATTATGGATTGAGCTTATTAAGCGAGATATCAAGAAAAGTGATTTGAGAAAGCTAACCGGATTATCGGCAGGAACAATCACAAAGCTGAATAAAAACGAACCTGTTTCTGTTGCCGTATTGCTATCAGTTTGTGAAGTTTTACAATGTGACATCGGTGATATTTGTTCAGCGGTTTCAGATGGCAATGTTACAGAAAATAATTGA
- a CDS encoding helicase-related protein, whose translation MGNVIASTEQMIEKINDVLKSKKNAVVNIVNDKLTLSVFALLEQNLKNVKEINFVIRDTKFVPEKSEISHEFEMAPADILYNSYDIVEKNKLKHFAKAKAMHDFIKANVSVKRANPKTKIGGNIIIIDDDFMIQGSSSLEVSPKKSKNSYRNINFDTMLNGTMDKDQILSALNIFNQIWFNDQVSSDYKEELLQSLSFVYKEHSPEFLYYYTLNELFGYQIDSGIERFERDSERFKKTEIWQSLYDFQKDCVVSAIQKLQKYRGCIIADSVGLGKTFEALAVIKYFEIKMDNVLVLTPAKLYDNWNSFRGTYKDSFLNEIFNYRIMFHTDLSRYKGMSQSGQDLKRFDWGNYDLVVIDESHNFRNRNDRYDDNDQLIMTRYARLMQDVIKRGKNNTKVLLLSATPVNNSLVDLKNQISIITGDRDFAFQDEGISSVENLLRKSSAVINQWETTPNHNKNDLLDSLPSDFYKLLELMTISRSRKHITSYYGNSSVGKFPSKNKPETRRPEIDSHEKLLKFADTNELLESLELSVYTPTKYIKSEYQKIYAEKYNLKGKRGGSMDFQTQSKGMIVMHRFNLFKRLESSVYSFAETIRRLVEKIDRTVEILNRGGFVDEETGTTDEEYEYLEGKYEIEVAHLRVADYLYDLEGDKIILEKIYNDAKSILDENRDLKIRTLQDEIIKKVTQMPYNSGNKKIIVFTAFSDTAEYIYQQIADELKKNYLYTACVTGKGVKTNNKHVDNDFNSLLCAFSPKSKMKKEIPADKQIDILIGTDCISEGQNLQDCDTVINFDIQWNPVSLIQRFGRIDRIGSTNERIQMINFFPNLELNEYLGLEQRVKGKMTTLNIVSTGDEDFLSPEMNDFNFRKRQLERLKDEVIDIEDANENISLTDLNMNEYLYELSDYVNNTPAIKGVPNGLYSVTDGEEQGVLFCFKHSNADEKPKSDSSLYPYYLLYLDNNGEVLYGNGKAREVVKLFRKLCYGKSVPVCLW comes from the coding sequence ATGGGAAACGTAATCGCTTCAACAGAGCAAATGATTGAAAAAATCAACGATGTTCTTAAATCAAAAAAGAATGCGGTTGTTAATATTGTAAATGACAAGCTGACACTGTCAGTTTTTGCATTACTCGAACAAAATCTTAAAAATGTAAAGGAGATAAACTTTGTAATCAGAGATACTAAGTTTGTCCCTGAGAAATCTGAAATATCGCATGAGTTTGAAATGGCTCCAGCGGATATCTTATACAATTCCTATGATATTGTCGAAAAAAACAAATTGAAGCACTTTGCAAAAGCAAAGGCTATGCACGATTTTATCAAAGCGAATGTGAGTGTAAAAAGGGCAAACCCTAAAACCAAAATAGGTGGAAATATCATCATTATTGATGATGATTTTATGATACAAGGATCATCCTCCTTGGAGGTATCTCCAAAGAAAAGCAAAAACTCTTACAGGAATATCAATTTTGATACGATGCTCAATGGCACGATGGATAAAGATCAAATACTTTCGGCATTAAACATATTCAATCAAATCTGGTTTAACGATCAGGTTTCTTCGGATTACAAAGAAGAATTGTTGCAGAGTTTATCCTTTGTTTATAAAGAACACTCCCCTGAATTTCTGTACTATTATACCCTCAACGAACTGTTTGGATATCAAATAGATAGCGGTATAGAAAGATTTGAAAGAGACAGCGAAAGATTCAAAAAGACTGAAATATGGCAATCTCTTTATGATTTTCAGAAGGATTGTGTTGTCTCTGCCATTCAAAAGCTGCAAAAATACAGAGGCTGCATCATAGCCGACTCGGTTGGTTTAGGCAAAACCTTTGAAGCCCTTGCTGTAATAAAATATTTTGAAATCAAGATGGATAATGTCTTGGTTCTCACCCCTGCAAAACTATATGATAACTGGAACTCATTCCGTGGTACATACAAGGACAGTTTTTTAAATGAAATTTTCAATTACAGAATTATGTTTCACACAGATTTGTCCAGATACAAAGGCATGTCTCAATCTGGACAAGACCTAAAGCGATTCGACTGGGGCAATTACGACCTTGTTGTCATTGATGAATCACACAATTTCAGAAACAGAAATGACCGTTACGATGACAACGACCAGTTGATTATGACAAGGTATGCCCGACTGATGCAGGACGTAATCAAAAGAGGAAAAAACAACACCAAGGTGCTACTCCTCTCTGCTACTCCAGTTAATAATAGTTTGGTAGACCTTAAAAACCAGATTAGCATCATAACCGGCGATAGAGATTTCGCTTTTCAGGATGAAGGCATTTCCAGTGTAGAGAATCTTCTCAGGAAGTCCTCTGCTGTTATCAATCAATGGGAAACTACTCCCAACCATAATAAAAATGATTTGTTAGACAGCCTTCCTTCGGACTTTTATAAGCTCCTTGAGCTTATGACTATTTCCAGAAGCAGAAAGCATATTACCAGCTATTACGGCAACAGCAGCGTTGGCAAATTCCCCAGTAAAAACAAGCCGGAAACCAGACGTCCTGAAATTGACAGTCATGAAAAGCTGCTAAAGTTTGCTGATACGAATGAATTGCTTGAGTCCCTTGAATTATCGGTGTACACGCCGACAAAATATATTAAAAGCGAATACCAGAAAATATATGCCGAGAAATACAATTTGAAAGGAAAACGTGGCGGAAGCATGGACTTCCAAACCCAGTCCAAGGGTATGATTGTTATGCACCGTTTCAATCTCTTTAAACGCTTGGAAAGCTCGGTCTATTCCTTTGCGGAAACCATCAGAAGATTGGTGGAAAAGATTGACAGAACCGTGGAAATACTTAATCGAGGCGGATTTGTTGACGAGGAAACAGGCACAACTGATGAAGAATATGAATACCTGGAAGGCAAATATGAAATTGAGGTTGCCCACCTTCGTGTTGCGGATTATCTGTACGATTTAGAGGGCGACAAAATTATCCTAGAAAAAATATACAATGATGCAAAGAGCATTTTAGATGAAAATAGAGATTTGAAAATCCGCACCCTGCAAGATGAAATTATAAAAAAAGTAACGCAGATGCCTTACAACAGCGGCAACAAGAAAATTATCGTATTCACTGCTTTCTCAGATACAGCAGAATACATATATCAGCAAATTGCAGATGAGCTTAAGAAAAACTACTTATACACTGCCTGCGTGACAGGTAAAGGCGTAAAGACAAACAATAAACATGTGGATAATGATTTTAATTCCCTGCTCTGTGCCTTCTCTCCAAAATCAAAAATGAAAAAGGAGATTCCAGCGGATAAGCAGATCGACATTCTTATTGGCACAGACTGTATTTCGGAGGGTCAAAACTTGCAGGATTGCGATACGGTAATCAATTTTGACATCCAGTGGAATCCAGTATCCTTAATACAAAGATTTGGTCGAATTGACCGTATCGGCAGCACCAATGAACGTATTCAAATGATTAACTTCTTCCCAAACCTTGAGCTGAATGAATACCTAGGTTTGGAGCAGCGGGTAAAAGGGAAAATGACAACCTTGAATATTGTTTCCACCGGCGATGAGGATTTCTTGTCCCCTGAAATGAATGATTTCAACTTTAGAAAAAGGCAGCTGGAACGCTTGAAGGATGAAGTCATTGACATTGAAGATGCCAATGAGAATATATCTCTTACCGACCTAAATATGAACGAATACCTCTATGAATTGTCTGATTACGTGAACAACACTCCGGCAATAAAGGGTGTGCCTAATGGGCTATATTCTGTAACAGACGGTGAAGAGCAAGGCGTTTTGTTCTGCTTTAAGCATAGCAATGCTGACGAAAAACCTAAGTCTGACAGCTCCCTGTACCCCTACTATTTGCTTTACCTTGATAACAACGGGGAAGTGCTCTATGGGAATGGTAAGGCTCGTGAAGTGGTTAAGCTCTTTAGAAAGCTCTGTTATGGCAAAAGCGTACCTGTTTGTCTATGGTAA
- the istA gene encoding IS21 family transposase, whose product MITMNIKQQILMMHIHEGKSRREIAKITGINRDTVGKYIGQYEEGRQQLLSSGSADIQALVDTLTSAPKYTVGIRPKRKMTDEVVNRIQFYLDENETKRNQGRHKQQKKAIDIFEALEAEGTQLSYSTVLRTIRSLERKPKEAFIKALYELGDICEFDWGEVKLKINGKFQVFQMAVFTTAYGNYRFAYLFTKQTTECFQEAHALFFQHIGQVYRTMVYDNMKVAVKRFIGTEKEPTQGLLQLSLYYGFQYRFCNIRKGNEKGHVERSVEVVRRKAFAFRDEFESLEEANQYLQDVCTKRNRKSHDEYNGQTAEERLEEERPALLPTLPPFDAARVIYGRVNKYSTIIVDQNRYSVPDHLVGESIMIKAYATRVRCFHQESLVAEHVRLTGNHEWRLDLNHYLDTLRKKPGAFAGSAAWQQAPKRIKEIYETYYTKQDKEFIQLLQYIRDDVPFAEVEQAIRELEKIHPAQVTTDKIKVLCARNRDAMPVVQPNLSKTGKEIVERSAQQLRMYDDMFDTHTPKAKEDVA is encoded by the coding sequence ATGATCACAATGAACATCAAGCAACAAATTTTAATGATGCATATTCATGAAGGGAAATCGCGCCGGGAAATTGCGAAAATAACAGGGATCAATCGGGACACCGTAGGAAAGTACATTGGACAATATGAGGAAGGGAGACAGCAATTATTGTCGAGCGGGTCGGCAGATATCCAGGCACTAGTCGACACCCTCACTTCTGCCCCCAAGTATACTGTGGGCATTCGACCCAAAAGAAAAATGACTGACGAGGTTGTGAACAGGATCCAGTTCTATCTTGACGAGAATGAAACTAAGCGAAATCAGGGGCGGCACAAGCAGCAAAAAAAAGCCATTGATATCTTTGAAGCACTGGAAGCCGAGGGTACTCAACTAAGTTACAGTACCGTTCTTCGAACCATTAGAAGCTTGGAACGGAAACCAAAGGAAGCGTTTATTAAGGCTCTGTATGAACTTGGAGACATTTGCGAATTTGATTGGGGTGAGGTTAAACTAAAAATTAATGGAAAATTTCAAGTTTTTCAGATGGCCGTATTCACAACGGCTTACGGGAACTATCGCTTTGCTTATCTGTTCACCAAACAAACAACAGAGTGTTTTCAGGAAGCACACGCCCTGTTTTTCCAGCATATCGGCCAAGTGTATCGTACCATGGTGTACGATAACATGAAAGTCGCGGTGAAAAGGTTTATTGGAACGGAGAAGGAGCCGACGCAAGGATTGCTTCAATTGTCGCTCTACTATGGTTTTCAGTATCGGTTTTGCAATATTCGCAAGGGCAACGAAAAAGGTCATGTGGAGCGAAGCGTCGAGGTCGTTCGCCGAAAAGCCTTCGCTTTTCGGGACGAATTTGAATCCCTGGAGGAGGCAAATCAATATTTGCAGGATGTGTGCACTAAGCGTAATCGTAAGTCCCATGATGAGTACAACGGCCAGACGGCGGAGGAACGATTGGAAGAAGAGCGCCCCGCATTGCTGCCCACCCTTCCACCATTTGATGCAGCTCGCGTGATTTATGGACGGGTGAACAAATATTCCACCATCATCGTTGATCAGAATCGTTACTCAGTACCGGATCATTTGGTAGGTGAATCGATCATGATTAAAGCATATGCGACCCGGGTGCGATGCTTCCATCAGGAATCCTTGGTAGCGGAGCATGTGCGATTAACCGGCAACCACGAGTGGCGGCTTGATCTGAATCATTATTTGGATACGCTAAGGAAAAAACCTGGTGCATTTGCCGGTAGTGCGGCATGGCAGCAGGCTCCTAAAAGGATAAAAGAAATATACGAAACATATTATACCAAACAAGACAAGGAATTTATACAGCTATTGCAATATATTCGAGACGATGTCCCATTTGCGGAAGTCGAGCAAGCTATTCGGGAGCTGGAGAAAATTCATCCGGCTCAAGTGACTACGGATAAAATTAAAGTGCTTTGTGCTAGGAATCGTGACGCGATGCCTGTTGTTCAACCAAATCTCTCGAAAACGGGAAAAGAGATTGTAGAGCGGTCAGCACAGCAGCTTCGCATGTACGATGACATGTTTGATACCCATACACCAAAAGCAAAGGAGGACGTTGCATGA
- the istB gene encoding IS21-like element helper ATPase IstB, which produces MSNAPRKAFKEAILEYSKELRLPMIRKHLDEQVRESTQQDASYEAFLAQLLEKECDARREASRHNRIRLAEFTHKKYLEDLVIADLPDDAQKKLKQLKTLEFIQEGRNIILAGNPGTGKTHVSIGLGLKACLEGYKVWFTTVPLLINRIKECRAEQTLRAFQNRFEKYDLVIADEMGYISFDKEGSELLFTHLSLRAGRKSTIITTNLSFERWGEIFQDPVMTAAMIDRLTHQSYIVNMNGNSYRMKETKEWLQQQQLA; this is translated from the coding sequence ATGAGTAACGCGCCGCGCAAGGCGTTTAAGGAAGCGATATTGGAATATAGCAAAGAACTGAGACTCCCTATGATTCGTAAGCATTTGGATGAGCAAGTTCGGGAGTCAACGCAGCAGGATGCCAGTTATGAAGCATTTCTGGCGCAGTTACTGGAGAAGGAATGTGATGCTCGTCGGGAAGCCTCGCGGCATAATCGCATTCGTCTGGCTGAATTTACACATAAAAAGTACCTTGAAGATTTGGTCATCGCGGATTTGCCAGATGATGCCCAAAAGAAGTTAAAGCAGCTGAAAACATTAGAGTTTATTCAGGAGGGGCGCAACATTATTCTGGCGGGGAACCCGGGAACAGGCAAGACGCATGTGAGTATTGGGCTAGGCTTAAAGGCCTGCCTGGAGGGATATAAAGTATGGTTTACAACTGTTCCCCTCCTCATTAACCGGATTAAAGAATGCCGAGCAGAGCAAACTCTTCGAGCCTTCCAGAACCGCTTTGAAAAATATGATTTGGTTATTGCCGATGAAATGGGTTATATATCTTTTGATAAGGAAGGATCTGAATTATTGTTTACCCATTTGTCGCTGAGGGCTGGTCGCAAATCGACAATCATCACAACCAACTTATCCTTCGAACGATGGGGTGAAATTTTTCAGGATCCCGTGATGACGGCGGCCATGATTGACCGGTTGACGCATCAGTCATACATCGTCAACATGAATGGAAACTCGTACCGCATGAAAGAAACGAAGGAGTGGTTACAACAACAGCAACTGGCATGA
- a CDS encoding AAA family ATPase: protein MSISLTNIRVNNFRSLENIDLTINKTNIIIGQNNCGKSNLLKAINIAFGNVRDIL, encoded by the coding sequence ATGTCAATATCCTTAACAAATATTAGAGTGAATAACTTTAGATCATTGGAAAACATTGATTTAACAATCAATAAAACCAATATTATCATAGGACAGAATAATTGTGGAAAATCCAACCTGCTCAAAGCAATAAATATTGCTTTTGGTAACGTTCGAGATATTTTGTGA
- the istA gene encoding IS21 family transposase: protein MTDWKMYSEIQQKKKEGFKKTQAARKLGINFRTVNKYWDMPPDEYALTLEDTRTRCKKGDIYEEELVSWLKDNPDMSSAQLYDWLKERHGDAKLSDRTLRLYVAHLRIEYNIPKRANFRQYEALEDPPMGYQAQVDMGQIWLKKADGKRTQVYCFAMVLSHSRYKFVYWTDRPFTTQMFVNAHNKAFAYFGGKPKEIVYDQDKVLAVSENSGDIIYTEGFQHYTSIMKFKVYLCKGADPETKGRVEAVVKYAKYNFAKHRIFDNIDDFNQLCLAWLERTGNAKVHEITKKIPAEVFALEKQHLMPVPAYKNISSSKSLPYIVRKDNTVLYKSNRYRVPKGTYKPGLKVNLLIDKGSMVIADVETGEIYARHKISIDKGKLISINHQERDLNNKQELLYQKAFKSLLYLDEARVLLDAIKKDKPRYFKDQLGVILRICEEILDPYVIRQALHYCVEKKLWSAGDFRSSMEYFKELQQEPHKASPLKISQIPSKYKGNNPKVRDINEYKRAMKGCVADD, encoded by the coding sequence ATGACAGATTGGAAAATGTATAGTGAAATTCAACAAAAGAAAAAAGAGGGTTTTAAAAAGACCCAGGCAGCTAGAAAACTAGGCATTAATTTCAGAACAGTAAACAAATATTGGGACATGCCACCGGATGAGTACGCGCTTACTCTAGAGGATACCCGTACAAGATGCAAAAAAGGCGATATTTATGAGGAAGAGCTTGTCAGTTGGCTAAAAGATAATCCTGATATGTCTTCAGCGCAGCTTTATGACTGGCTCAAAGAGCGGCATGGTGACGCGAAGCTTTCTGACAGAACATTAAGACTTTATGTAGCGCATTTAAGAATAGAGTACAACATTCCAAAGAGGGCAAATTTCAGACAATATGAAGCGCTAGAAGACCCGCCAATGGGCTATCAAGCGCAGGTAGATATGGGCCAGATATGGTTAAAAAAGGCTGACGGAAAACGAACACAAGTATACTGCTTTGCAATGGTGCTGTCTCACTCACGGTACAAGTTTGTATACTGGACTGACCGGCCCTTTACTACACAGATGTTTGTGAATGCTCATAACAAAGCATTTGCCTACTTTGGGGGCAAGCCAAAAGAGATTGTATATGATCAGGATAAAGTGCTGGCAGTATCTGAAAATAGTGGTGATATCATCTACACCGAAGGATTTCAGCATTATACAAGTATAATGAAATTTAAGGTTTATTTGTGTAAGGGTGCTGATCCAGAGACCAAAGGACGAGTCGAAGCCGTTGTGAAATATGCAAAATATAATTTTGCCAAGCATCGCATATTTGATAATATAGATGACTTTAACCAGCTTTGTCTTGCTTGGCTTGAAAGAACAGGCAATGCAAAGGTTCATGAAATTACAAAAAAGATACCAGCAGAAGTGTTCGCCCTTGAAAAACAACACCTGATGCCGGTACCTGCATATAAAAACATATCTTCCAGTAAAAGTTTACCTTATATCGTCAGAAAAGACAATACAGTTTTATATAAGTCCAACCGATATAGGGTTCCAAAGGGAACATATAAACCTGGTCTAAAAGTAAATTTACTAATCGACAAGGGCAGTATGGTAATTGCAGATGTGGAAACGGGTGAAATATACGCAAGACATAAGATATCTATTGACAAGGGTAAATTAATTTCAATAAACCATCAGGAGAGAGATTTAAATAATAAACAGGAACTGCTCTATCAAAAAGCTTTTAAATCTCTGCTCTATCTTGATGAGGCAAGAGTACTGCTTGATGCTATAAAGAAAGATAAACCACGGTATTTTAAAGACCAATTAGGCGTAATACTGAGGATATGTGAAGAGATACTTGATCCTTATGTCATAAGACAGGCACTACATTACTGTGTTGAGAAAAAACTTTGGTCAGCGGGTGACTTTAGGTCAAGTATGGAATATTTTAAGGAATTGCAACAGGAGCCACATAAAGCATCACCATTGAAGATATCCCAAATACCGTCAAAATATAAGGGCAACAATCCTAAGGTAAGGGATATCAATGAATACAAGAGAGCAATGAAGGGATGTGTGGCTGATGATTAA
- the istB gene encoding IS21-like element helper ATPase IstB, whose translation MINMKDIKADAYSLGLINTRDSIDKLIKVAEEKNQTYTELISAVLTGELKYRVNRAKEKRIKEAGFPYIKKLEDFDVSFQYSITEKQLKQLAELKWIEQMYNLIFLGPPGVGKSHLSIALAYKAAQEGYKVSFTTMSNLVQILRTQEISRRSKTKINRIYKSSLVVIDEVGYLPIERTDANLFFQLISDLHEQASIIITSNKGFEEWTEFLGDAALATAILDRLTYRCDMISLEGKSYRLEHRSSFLGKN comes from the coding sequence ATGATTAACATGAAAGATATAAAAGCGGACGCGTACAGCCTAGGTTTAATCAATACGAGGGACAGCATCGATAAACTCATAAAAGTCGCAGAAGAAAAGAATCAGACTTATACCGAGCTTATTTCAGCTGTATTAACAGGAGAACTAAAATATAGAGTAAACAGAGCAAAGGAGAAACGAATCAAGGAGGCTGGTTTCCCCTACATAAAAAAACTGGAAGATTTTGACGTCAGTTTTCAGTATTCGATTACCGAGAAACAACTAAAGCAACTTGCTGAGCTTAAGTGGATTGAACAAATGTATAATCTAATATTTTTAGGCCCTCCGGGTGTTGGAAAGTCGCATCTTAGCATAGCATTGGCCTATAAGGCAGCACAGGAAGGTTATAAGGTAAGTTTCACCACTATGAGTAACCTGGTACAGATACTAAGGACCCAGGAGATATCCAGAAGAAGCAAAACTAAGATTAACAGGATATATAAGTCCAGTCTTGTTGTAATTGATGAAGTTGGGTACCTTCCGATAGAAAGAACGGATGCAAACCTTTTTTTTCAGTTAATATCAGATTTGCATGAGCAGGCATCTATAATCATAACATCAAACAAAGGTTTTGAGGAATGGACAGAGTTTTTAGGAGATGCGGCATTAGCTACCGCAATCTTGGACAGACTTACGTACCGTTGCGATATGATTTCACTAGAAGGAAAAAGTTATCGATTAGAACACAGAAGTTCATTCTTAGGCAAAAATTAA